The Chloroflexota bacterium DNA window GCGCCTTCGCCTCGATCTGGCGGATGCGTTCGCGGGTCACGTTGAACTCCTTGCCCACCTCCTCGAGGGTGCGGGCCCGCCCGTCCTCGAGGCCGAAGCGAAGCTGGAGGACGCGGCGCTCGCGACCGGTCAGTGAGTCGAGGACCGCCTCCACCTGCTCCTTGAGCAGCTGATGCGAGG harbors:
- a CDS encoding sigma-70 family RNA polymerase sigma factor, which gives rise to SHQLLKEQVEAVLDSLTGRERRVLQLRFGLEDGRARTLEEVGKEFNVTRERIRQIEAKALRKLRHPSRSRKLKDYLE